In Populus nigra chromosome 1, ddPopNigr1.1, whole genome shotgun sequence, one genomic interval encodes:
- the LOC133678047 gene encoding auxin-responsive protein SAUR15-like, which produces MIKRIRGFRLGRKKLARFFKWIAQRRREPARLCSRDHPRRSCNSISKILDMARYFTRGAKTLCFPNSDPGYIKLGRAKPMEVPKGHLAVYVGESDGDTKRELVPVIFFNHPLFAELLQRTERVNGYNHSGGITIPCGYSEFEKVKTRIAAWENCHNSIWTKKHYKYW; this is translated from the coding sequence ATGATCAAGAGGATTAGAGGGTTCAGGCTTGGACGCAAGAAACTAGCAAGATTCTTCAAATGGATTGCCCAACGCAGAAGAGAACCAGCTCGTTTGTGCTCCAGGGACCACCCAAGAAGGTCCTGCAATTCCATTTCCAAAATCTTGGACATGGCTCGATATTTTACACGTGGAGCTAAAACTCTCTGTTTTCCAAATTCGGATCCGGGTTATATCAAATTGGGTCGTGCGAAACCAATGGAGGTACCCAAAGGACACTTGGCTGTGTACGTGGGCGAATCAGATGGAGACACGAAGAGGGAATTGGTGCCTGTCATTTTCTTCAATCACCCTCTCTTTGCAGAGCTATTACAGAGAACGGAGCGGGTAAACGGGTACAATCATTCGGGTGGGATTACTATACCGTGTGGGTATTCGGAGTTTGAGAAGGTAAAGACGAGGATTGCCGCCTGGGAAAATTGCCATAATAGTATATGGACGAAGAAGCATTATAAGTATTGGTGA